In one Bradyrhizobium sp. 4 genomic region, the following are encoded:
- a CDS encoding acetoacetate--CoA ligase, translating to MTSPFVPQIALYRAWLAEQRGLTFASYEDMRQWSVRDLDGFWRSIWDYYDLQSPTPFAAVITERKMPGAIWFPGAQVNYARQVFRHVEAADAAGLPAIVSSGEDGRLCETSWPELRRKAAALALHLKEKDIRPGDRVAAYLPNIPETIIAFLASASIGAIWSVCAPDMAAPAVIDRFKQIEPKVLIACDAVTYAGRRHDRKDVLAELRRSLPTVEHVILHSDAAARPAADALLSDIVAATGAAIDAFEPAWLPFDHPLWIVYSSGTTGLPKPIVHGHGGIVIVVLALLGLHNDLGCSYHENSFGERYHWYSSTGWIMWNSQIGGLLGGTTCCIFDGSPGGARDKPDWTTLWRFVAQSKATFFGAGAAFFANCAKAEIDLTAAGDLSQLRCLGSTGSPLSADTQAWFNDRFAALAKINGSKAQADIWWANISGGTDFAGAFIGGNRELPQTPGAMQCRLLGAAVEAFDEQGRAVIGEVGELVCTEPMPSMPLYFWNDKGDARYRASYFETYPDNFDGSGRGPVWRHGDWLKVDPDGSCIIYGRSDATINRHGLRMGTSELYSAIEALPEVLDSLVVDLEYLGRDSYMPLFVVLREGVAFDGAMQARINKAIEAGLSRRFLPNEIFAVAEIPRTLSGKKQELPIKKLLLGQPVEKVINREAMANPACLDWYLAFARDYLARTET from the coding sequence ATGACCTCACCCTTCGTTCCCCAGATCGCCCTTTACCGCGCCTGGCTCGCCGAACAGCGCGGCCTTACCTTCGCCAGCTACGAGGACATGCGGCAATGGTCGGTGCGCGATCTCGATGGGTTCTGGCGCAGCATCTGGGACTATTACGATCTGCAATCGCCAACGCCGTTTGCGGCCGTGATCACCGAGCGCAAGATGCCCGGCGCGATCTGGTTTCCCGGCGCCCAGGTCAACTATGCCCGGCAGGTGTTCCGCCATGTGGAGGCGGCTGACGCCGCCGGCCTGCCAGCGATCGTCAGTTCCGGCGAGGACGGCAGGCTTTGCGAGACGAGCTGGCCGGAGCTGCGGCGCAAGGCGGCTGCCCTCGCGCTGCATCTGAAAGAAAAAGACATCAGGCCCGGCGACCGGGTCGCCGCCTATCTGCCCAACATCCCCGAGACCATCATCGCATTCCTGGCGAGCGCCAGTATCGGCGCGATCTGGAGCGTGTGCGCGCCCGACATGGCCGCACCCGCCGTGATCGACCGCTTCAAGCAGATCGAACCGAAAGTGCTGATCGCCTGCGACGCAGTCACCTATGCCGGACGCCGGCACGATCGCAAAGACGTCCTCGCCGAGCTGCGGCGATCGCTGCCGACGGTCGAGCACGTCATTCTGCACAGCGACGCCGCCGCGCGCCCAGCGGCGGACGCCCTGCTCTCCGACATTGTCGCAGCAACGGGCGCCGCGATCGACGCGTTCGAGCCAGCGTGGCTGCCGTTCGATCATCCGCTCTGGATCGTCTATTCCAGCGGCACCACCGGTCTGCCGAAGCCGATCGTGCACGGCCATGGCGGCATCGTCATCGTGGTGCTGGCGCTGCTGGGATTGCACAACGATCTCGGCTGCTCCTACCACGAGAATTCGTTCGGCGAGCGCTATCACTGGTACTCTTCGACGGGCTGGATCATGTGGAACAGCCAGATCGGCGGCCTGCTCGGCGGCACCACCTGCTGCATCTTCGACGGCAGCCCCGGCGGCGCCAGGGACAAGCCGGACTGGACCACGTTGTGGCGCTTCGTCGCGCAATCCAAAGCGACCTTCTTCGGTGCGGGCGCCGCGTTCTTCGCCAACTGCGCCAAGGCCGAGATCGACCTCACCGCCGCCGGTGATCTCTCACAGCTTCGATGTCTCGGCTCGACCGGCTCTCCGCTGAGCGCCGACACGCAAGCCTGGTTCAACGACCGCTTCGCGGCGCTCGCGAAGATCAACGGCAGCAAGGCGCAGGCCGATATCTGGTGGGCCAACATCTCCGGCGGCACCGATTTCGCCGGCGCCTTCATTGGCGGAAATCGCGAACTGCCGCAGACGCCGGGCGCGATGCAGTGCCGTCTGCTGGGTGCCGCCGTGGAAGCCTTCGACGAACAGGGCCGCGCCGTCATCGGCGAGGTCGGCGAGCTCGTCTGCACCGAGCCGATGCCGTCGATGCCGCTCTATTTCTGGAACGACAAGGGCGATGCGCGCTATCGCGCGAGCTATTTCGAGACCTATCCGGACAATTTCGACGGCAGCGGCCGCGGGCCGGTGTGGCGGCATGGCGACTGGCTCAAGGTCGACCCGGACGGCTCCTGCATCATCTATGGCCGCAGCGATGCCACCATCAACCGGCATGGTCTGCGCATGGGCACGAGCGAACTCTACTCCGCGATCGAGGCGTTGCCGGAGGTGCTGGATTCCCTCGTCGTCGATCTCGAATATCTGGGCCGTGACAGCTACATGCCGCTGTTCGTGGTGCTGCGCGAAGGCGTCGCCTTCGACGGCGCAATGCAGGCGAGGATCAACAAGGCGATCGAGGCCGGCCTCTCCCGCCGCTTCCTGCCCAACGAGATTTTTGCGGTCGCCGAGATCCCGCGCACGCTCTCGGGCAAGAAGCAGGAGCTGCCGATCAAGAAGCTGCTGCTCGGCCAGCCCGTCGAGAAGGTCATCAACCGGGAGGCGATGGCCAATCCCGCCTGCCTCGACTGGTACCTTGCCTTTGCACGCGACTATCTGGCGCGGACCGAGACTTGA
- a CDS encoding formyltransferase family protein, producing MRITLVGSRHFGVTTLNMLREHGVSIVRVVVADAEDRLAATAKAAGIEVVVQANPKLVVASEIAPDTDLIVTAHSHARIGKDALEAAKLGGIGYHPSLLPRHRGKAAVEWTIKEGDPIAGGTIYHLADRMDAGAIAAQEWCFVKKGETARELWERALAPLGLKLLADVIDYAKVHKALPSKTQDEQFATSAPSLS from the coding sequence ATGCGCATTACCCTCGTCGGCTCCCGCCATTTCGGCGTGACCACCCTGAACATGCTCCGGGAGCACGGTGTCTCGATCGTGCGGGTTGTGGTGGCCGACGCCGAGGATCGTCTCGCCGCGACGGCCAAGGCGGCGGGCATCGAGGTCGTGGTCCAGGCCAATCCCAAGCTGGTGGTGGCCTCCGAGATCGCCCCCGACACCGATCTGATCGTCACCGCGCACAGCCACGCCCGGATCGGCAAGGACGCGCTCGAGGCCGCGAAGCTGGGTGGGATCGGCTATCATCCCTCGCTGCTGCCGCGTCACCGCGGCAAGGCGGCCGTGGAATGGACCATCAAGGAAGGCGACCCGATCGCCGGCGGCACGATCTACCACCTCGCCGACCGCATGGACGCCGGCGCCATCGCGGCCCAGGAGTGGTGCTTCGTCAAAAAGGGCGAGACGGCGCGGGAGCTGTGGGAGCGCGCGCTCGCCCCGCTCGGGCTCAAATTGCTGGCCGACGTGATCGATTATGCCAAGGTCCACAAGGCGCTGCCGTCGAAGACTCAGGACGAGCAGTTCGCTACCTCGGCGCCAAGCCTTTCCTAA
- a CDS encoding Rid family hydrolase encodes MHILQPAEWKKPRGFSHGVAVEGPGRWVVLAGQTGGDETGNYAPDMAAQVGTALKRVIKLLGEADAGPEHIVRLTWYLTSRSEYEAAGSGIGAAWKETLGRNFPPSTLLYIGGLVDDRAKVEIEVTAFVPGT; translated from the coding sequence ATGCACATCTTGCAGCCGGCCGAGTGGAAAAAACCGCGCGGCTTTTCCCATGGCGTCGCGGTCGAGGGGCCGGGCCGCTGGGTGGTGTTGGCCGGGCAGACCGGCGGCGACGAGACCGGCAATTACGCGCCTGACATGGCCGCGCAGGTCGGGACCGCGCTGAAGCGGGTCATCAAGCTCCTGGGCGAGGCCGACGCCGGCCCCGAGCATATCGTCCGCCTGACCTGGTACCTGACCAGCCGCAGCGAATATGAGGCAGCCGGGTCCGGCATCGGCGCGGCTTGGAAGGAAACGCTGGGGCGCAATTTCCCGCCCTCGACCTTGCTCTACATCGGCGGCCTCGTGGACGACCGGGCCAAGGTCGAGATCGAGGTCACGGCGTTCGTGCCGGGCACATAA
- a CDS encoding DMT family transporter — protein sequence MNTTPSKTMAALWMAGWLSLMLVMAVAGRETTRELNVFQIMEVRSVIGFTLLLPIIYRSGGFKAVATKRLPQHLARNGVHYFAQLGWFYALTLIGIGQVVAIEFTMPIWTALLAATFLSERMTVWKIAAIVLGIVGVVMIVRPATGEINPGQLIALGAAIGFSISMILAKSLTRTESALSILFWMIVVQMVVGLLPTLYVWTWPSASLWGWLFVIGVCGTFSHYCLASALRYADATIVVPMDFLRVPLTATVGWLLYSERLDSWTVLGAALILCGNLLNLKPASPVPARAR from the coding sequence ATGAACACCACACCGTCCAAAACGATGGCTGCCCTGTGGATGGCGGGCTGGCTGTCGCTGATGCTGGTCATGGCGGTCGCCGGGCGCGAGACCACGCGCGAGCTGAATGTATTTCAGATCATGGAAGTGCGTTCGGTGATCGGGTTCACGCTTCTGCTGCCGATCATCTACCGGTCCGGTGGCTTCAAGGCGGTCGCGACCAAGCGCCTGCCCCAGCATCTCGCGCGCAATGGGGTGCATTATTTCGCACAGCTCGGCTGGTTCTACGCACTGACGCTGATCGGGATCGGCCAGGTCGTCGCGATCGAATTCACCATGCCGATCTGGACGGCACTGCTGGCCGCAACATTCCTGTCCGAACGCATGACCGTCTGGAAGATCGCCGCGATCGTGCTCGGTATCGTCGGTGTGGTCATGATCGTGCGGCCCGCCACCGGCGAGATTAATCCGGGCCAGCTGATCGCGCTGGGAGCCGCGATCGGCTTCAGCATCTCCATGATATTGGCGAAATCACTGACTCGGACCGAGAGCGCATTGTCGATCCTATTCTGGATGATCGTCGTGCAGATGGTCGTGGGTCTGCTCCCGACGCTCTATGTCTGGACCTGGCCGTCGGCCTCCCTGTGGGGTTGGCTGTTCGTTATCGGGGTCTGCGGCACATTCTCGCACTATTGCCTCGCCAGCGCGCTCCGGTACGCGGATGCGACCATCGTGGTGCCGATGGACTTTCTGCGGGTTCCGCTCACGGCCACCGTCGGCTGGCTGCTCTATTCCGAGCGGCTCGACTCCTGGACCGTGCTCGGCGCGGCGCTGATCCTCTGCGGCAATCTCCTGAACTTGAAGCCGGCTTCGCCGGTTCCCGCCCGCGCACGCTGA
- a CDS encoding caspase family protein translates to MRTLTLLASLMCMVLSVSAAKADRRVAFVVGNGTYKNVAQLPNPPIDAKAMAATLRNVGFEVIEGSNLSRDQMTEKLLDFGRKAQGSDVAVFYYAGHGIAVGGSNYLLPVDADIKSEMDVKLGAAINIDLTLEQTMGDAKVKLVFLDACRDNPFAAKIKSNSATRSVNVQSGLAEMKSGEGTLIAFATGPGQTALDGQEGNNSPFTRALIDNITKPGIEIQQAMTSVRAQVNEETHKGQLPWGHTNLIGAVYLNQAPTTQVANAAPTAAGVVPAATGGNSDGVELEYWRSVKESNKPEELNAYLSTYPNGQFKALALARLAAIKSGPSTTTRNLNAGVDPATFTDDASQLTEDQIGLDKGQRRDVQRRLTGLGFDTKVTGAFSEDTRTVLKRWQAARGYPSSGYLNKLQHKALLSEIVASAPTTASDDSAKPARRAPAQAQSAPAQHRGGGGDAGAAFVGGVVGGMMGGMFRR, encoded by the coding sequence ATGCGCACTCTCACCCTCCTCGCGTCGCTGATGTGCATGGTACTGTCGGTCAGTGCCGCGAAGGCCGACCGCCGTGTTGCTTTCGTCGTCGGCAACGGCACCTACAAGAACGTCGCACAATTGCCGAACCCGCCGATCGACGCCAAAGCGATGGCGGCAACGCTGCGCAATGTCGGCTTCGAGGTGATCGAAGGTTCGAACCTCTCGCGCGACCAGATGACGGAGAAGCTGCTGGACTTCGGCCGCAAGGCGCAGGGCTCCGATGTCGCAGTGTTCTATTATGCCGGTCACGGCATCGCGGTCGGCGGCTCCAACTATCTTCTGCCTGTCGATGCCGACATCAAGTCGGAGATGGACGTCAAGCTCGGTGCCGCCATCAACATCGATCTGACGCTCGAGCAGACCATGGGCGACGCTAAGGTCAAGCTGGTCTTCCTTGACGCCTGCCGCGACAATCCGTTCGCCGCCAAGATCAAGTCGAACTCCGCGACCCGCAGCGTCAACGTGCAGAGCGGTCTTGCCGAGATGAAATCCGGCGAAGGCACGCTGATCGCGTTCGCCACCGGTCCGGGCCAGACCGCGCTCGACGGCCAGGAGGGCAACAACAGCCCGTTCACCCGTGCGCTGATCGACAACATCACCAAGCCTGGCATCGAGATCCAGCAGGCAATGACGTCGGTCCGCGCCCAGGTCAACGAGGAGACCCACAAGGGTCAGCTGCCATGGGGCCACACCAATTTGATCGGCGCCGTCTATCTCAACCAGGCTCCGACGACCCAGGTCGCCAATGCGGCACCGACGGCTGCTGGCGTCGTGCCCGCGGCAACAGGCGGCAATTCGGACGGTGTCGAGCTCGAATACTGGCGGTCAGTCAAGGAGAGCAACAAGCCCGAAGAGCTCAACGCCTACCTCTCCACCTACCCGAACGGCCAGTTCAAGGCACTGGCGCTGGCGCGGCTCGCGGCAATCAAGAGCGGCCCGTCGACGACGACCCGCAACCTCAACGCCGGTGTCGATCCTGCCACCTTCACCGACGACGCCAGCCAGCTCACCGAGGACCAGATCGGCCTCGACAAGGGGCAGCGCCGCGACGTGCAGCGCCGCCTGACCGGACTTGGATTCGACACCAAGGTCACCGGGGCGTTCAGCGAGGACACCCGTACGGTGCTCAAGCGCTGGCAGGCGGCACGTGGCTATCCATCGAGCGGCTATCTCAACAAGCTCCAGCACAAGGCCCTGCTGTCGGAGATCGTGGCCTCCGCGCCGACCACTGCGAGCGACGACAGCGCGAAGCCGGCCCGACGTGCCCCGGCCCAGGCGCAGAGCGCACCCGCCCAGCATCGCGGCGGCGGCGGCGACGCCGGCGCAGCCTTCGTCGGCGGCGTCGTCGGCGGCATGATGGGCGGCATGTTCCGCCGCTGA
- a CDS encoding BrnA antitoxin family protein, which produces MADQPPRRPRTLGDARTEAEAAFKKVTAKVAAAPPKQNVAPGVKEQVTLRIDQDVLEHFQAGGPGWQDRINEALRKAAGK; this is translated from the coding sequence ATGGCGGATCAACCACCGAGGCGGCCGCGGACGTTGGGCGACGCCAGGACGGAGGCCGAGGCGGCGTTCAAGAAGGTGACGGCGAAGGTCGCCGCGGCGCCGCCAAAGCAGAACGTGGCGCCGGGGGTCAAGGAGCAGGTCACGCTGCGCATTGACCAGGACGTGCTGGAGCATTTCCAGGCCGGCGGCCCCGGCTGGCAGGATCGCATCAACGAGGCGCTGCGAAAGGCCGCGGGGAAGTAG
- the cysK gene encoding cysteine synthase A produces the protein MDASSTTGAAHQPGRGRIYDSIVDAFGDTPIVRLRRLPGMHGVNATILAKLEYFNPAASVKDRIGAAMIIAMEKAGIVKPDTVLIEPTSGNTGIALAFVAASRGYRLKLVMPESMSIERRKMLAFLGAELVLTPAAQGMKGAIATAEELLKTTPNSVMPQQFKNLANPEVHRRTTAEEIWNDTGGNVDFFVAGVGTGGTITGVGQVLKPRKPSLRVVAVEPEESPVLSGGQHTPHKIQGIGAGFVPDILDRSVIDEIVKINSTTAIETSRALARHEGIPGGISSGAAIAAAIEIGKRPEAAGKTILAIVPSFSERYLSTALFEGI, from the coding sequence ATGGACGCATCGTCCACCACGGGTGCAGCGCACCAACCCGGCCGCGGCCGGATCTATGACTCGATCGTCGATGCTTTTGGCGACACGCCGATCGTGCGCTTGCGCCGGCTGCCGGGCATGCACGGCGTGAACGCGACCATTTTGGCAAAGCTTGAATATTTCAATCCCGCCGCAAGCGTGAAGGATCGCATCGGCGCGGCCATGATCATCGCCATGGAGAAGGCCGGCATCGTCAAGCCCGACACCGTGCTGATCGAACCGACCTCCGGCAATACCGGCATCGCGCTGGCCTTCGTCGCCGCGTCGCGCGGCTATAGGCTCAAGCTTGTCATGCCGGAGTCGATGTCGATCGAACGACGCAAGATGCTGGCCTTTCTCGGCGCGGAGCTGGTGCTGACACCGGCCGCACAAGGCATGAAGGGCGCCATCGCTACGGCCGAAGAGCTGTTGAAGACGACGCCGAATTCGGTGATGCCGCAGCAGTTCAAGAATCTCGCCAATCCCGAGGTGCACCGCCGCACCACCGCGGAGGAGATCTGGAACGACACCGGCGGCAACGTCGACTTCTTCGTCGCCGGCGTCGGCACCGGCGGCACCATCACCGGCGTCGGCCAGGTGCTGAAGCCGCGCAAGCCCTCGCTGCGCGTGGTCGCGGTCGAGCCGGAGGAGAGCCCGGTGCTGTCGGGCGGCCAGCATACGCCGCACAAGATCCAGGGTATCGGTGCGGGCTTCGTCCCTGACATCCTCGATCGCTCGGTGATCGACGAGATCGTGAAGATCAACTCCACGACGGCGATTGAGACCTCGCGGGCGCTGGCGCGGCACGAGGGCATTCCGGGCGGCATCTCCTCGGGCGCCGCGATCGCCGCGGCCATCGAGATCGGCAAGCGGCCGGAAGCTGCGGGAAAAACCATCCTGGCTATAGTGCCGTCCTTCTCCGAGCGGTATCTTTCGACGGCTCTGTTTGAGGGAATCTAG
- the tgt gene encoding tRNA guanosine(34) transglycosylase Tgt produces MNRPDTGLPNHFELLAMDGAARTGRLTTPHGVVRTPAFMPVGTAGAMKGMHWREVREAGADIVLGNTYHLMLRPGAERIAALGGLQTFTGWNGPMLTDSGGFQVMSLADLRKVSEHAVTFRSHIDGAKVELSPERSIEVQRLLGSDIAMQMDECVRLPAERADIDRAMQLSLRWAERSKRAFESAPDGYMLFGIVQGGDIPQLRHASAQGLVEIGFHGYAIGGLAVGEPQAVMLAMIDETAPLLPRERPRYLMGVGTPDDILEAVKRGIDMFDCVMPTRNGRHGVAFTRFGQVNLRNARHADDPRPLDEESTWPSARTYARAYLHHLVKAGETLGAMLLSEINIAYYQFLMQGIRDAVAQGMFEEFYRRTRENWARGDIAPR; encoded by the coding sequence ATGAATCGTCCTGACACCGGTCTGCCCAATCATTTCGAACTGCTCGCCATGGATGGCGCCGCGCGCACGGGGCGCCTGACCACCCCGCACGGCGTGGTGCGCACGCCCGCCTTCATGCCGGTCGGTACCGCCGGCGCGATGAAGGGGATGCACTGGCGCGAGGTGCGTGAGGCCGGTGCCGACATCGTGCTCGGCAATACCTATCATCTGATGCTGCGCCCCGGCGCCGAGCGGATCGCAGCACTTGGCGGCTTGCAGACATTCACCGGCTGGAACGGGCCGATGCTGACGGATTCCGGCGGCTTCCAGGTGATGTCGCTGGCGGATTTGCGCAAGGTCAGCGAGCACGCCGTGACGTTCCGTTCGCATATCGACGGTGCCAAGGTCGAGCTGTCGCCGGAGCGCTCGATCGAGGTGCAGCGTTTGCTAGGCTCCGATATCGCGATGCAGATGGACGAATGCGTGCGGCTGCCCGCCGAGCGCGCCGACATCGACCGCGCAATGCAATTGTCGCTGCGCTGGGCCGAGCGAAGCAAGCGCGCCTTCGAGAGCGCGCCCGACGGCTACATGCTGTTTGGCATCGTGCAGGGCGGCGACATACCCCAGCTTCGCCATGCCAGCGCGCAAGGCCTCGTCGAGATCGGTTTCCATGGTTATGCGATTGGCGGCCTTGCCGTCGGTGAGCCGCAAGCCGTGATGCTCGCGATGATCGACGAGACAGCGCCGCTGCTGCCGAGAGAGCGGCCGCGCTATCTGATGGGCGTCGGCACGCCCGACGACATCCTCGAGGCTGTCAAGCGCGGCATCGACATGTTCGACTGCGTGATGCCGACGCGCAATGGCCGGCATGGCGTAGCCTTCACACGCTTCGGCCAGGTGAATTTGCGCAACGCGCGCCACGCCGACGATCCCCGGCCGCTCGACGAAGAGAGTACCTGGCCGTCGGCGCGCACCTACGCGCGCGCCTATTTGCATCATCTCGTCAAGGCGGGCGAGACGCTGGGTGCGATGCTGCTGTCCGAGATCAATATCGCTTACTACCAGTTTCTGATGCAGGGCATCAGGGACGCGGTCGCACAGGGCATGTTCGAAGAGTTCTATCGGCGTACGCGCGAGAACTGGGCGAGGGGCGACATCGCCCCGCGCTAG
- a CDS encoding patatin-like phospholipase family protein gives MRDRQPPTMPFPLNSTDTSGSSHGWARQTCARLFGWLVLTCSLALGACTSLPRTPYTAAEASTSRVLDIDGLRRYADEPITRFSFEKDTSTATKSYLALSGGGADGAYGVGVLNGWTAARTRPTFSVVSGVSTGGLIAPFAFLGSRYDDTLKEVYTSGVAESLLSDPSIMRVLFGSGLFGNTRLRELVARYVGPEIMAQVARENAKGRKLLVVTTDLDTQRTAIWDMGKIATIGTPEALKLFRDVMAASASIPLVFPPIMIDAEGEGRRFQEMHVDGGVTAPVLTLPEALLFQGSRLPGPAKLDIYILVNKKIERNFELVSNSTIDVASRSLSSITQSQTRSIIFSTYDFARRNRLGFHLSYIARDYPAAPSEGFDTAYMRALYQYGYEKAASGQAWTSTLP, from the coding sequence ATGCGTGATCGCCAGCCACCGACAATGCCCTTCCCTTTAAATTCGACTGACACGTCCGGCAGTTCGCATGGCTGGGCAAGGCAGACCTGCGCCCGCCTGTTCGGATGGCTGGTCCTGACGTGTAGCCTGGCGCTCGGCGCCTGCACCTCCCTGCCCCGCACGCCCTATACGGCCGCTGAAGCCAGCACATCGCGCGTGCTCGATATCGACGGCCTGCGGCGCTACGCCGACGAACCCATCACGAGATTCAGCTTCGAGAAGGACACCAGCACCGCGACCAAGTCCTACCTGGCGCTGTCAGGCGGCGGCGCCGATGGTGCCTACGGCGTCGGCGTGCTCAACGGCTGGACCGCGGCCAGAACCCGTCCCACCTTCTCGGTCGTCTCGGGCGTGAGCACCGGCGGCCTGATTGCACCCTTTGCGTTTCTCGGCTCGCGATATGACGACACGCTGAAGGAGGTCTACACCAGCGGCGTCGCGGAGAGCCTGTTGAGCGATCCCAGCATCATGCGCGTGCTGTTCGGATCCGGCCTGTTCGGCAACACGCGGCTGCGCGAGCTCGTCGCCCGTTATGTCGGGCCCGAGATCATGGCGCAGGTCGCGCGTGAAAACGCCAAAGGGCGCAAGTTGCTGGTGGTGACGACAGATCTCGACACCCAGCGCACCGCGATCTGGGACATGGGCAAGATCGCCACGATCGGCACGCCCGAGGCGCTCAAGCTGTTTCGCGACGTGATGGCGGCCTCCGCCAGCATCCCGCTGGTGTTTCCGCCGATCATGATCGACGCCGAAGGCGAGGGCCGCAGGTTTCAGGAGATGCATGTCGACGGCGGCGTAACGGCCCCGGTGCTGACGCTGCCGGAAGCCCTGCTTTTCCAGGGCAGTCGCCTGCCCGGCCCTGCGAAGCTGGACATCTACATCCTCGTCAACAAGAAGATCGAACGCAATTTCGAGCTCGTCTCCAACAGCACCATCGACGTCGCCTCACGCAGCCTGTCGTCGATCACCCAGTCGCAAACCCGCTCGATCATCTTCTCGACCTATGATTTTGCCAGGCGCAACCGCCTGGGCTTCCATCTCTCCTACATCGCGCGCGATTATCCGGCGGCCCCCTCGGAAGGGTTCGACACCGCCTATATGCGGGCGCTGTATCAGTATGGATATGAGAAGGCGGCTTCGGGCCAGGCCTGGACTTCGACGCTTCCGTGA